A genomic region of Herbaspirillum sp. DW155 contains the following coding sequences:
- a CDS encoding IclR family transcriptional regulator — MPRTRKIHPAEAPAVQTAAGHEEDQAGSKTRYAAPALDKGLDILELLSRSEQMLTLNQISKQLGRSVNEIFRMVVTLEQRGYLVADNDHYRLSLKLFELAHHHQPIRSLVSTALPHMRELANRSMQSTHLTVYEAGRVIVVAQVDSPERWAFGLKVGALVSLTDTASGHVLLAFRDEAERASMLAAHVRMDGEQEIGTTQLMRQIENTRKRGHSRMESRQIRGVINLSYPVMGANNRMLAALNVPYIERIDKKVNPSLDEVQGIVQEISARLSRLMGDSSFGS; from the coding sequence ATGCCCAGAACCCGCAAAATCCATCCCGCCGAGGCCCCTGCCGTGCAGACGGCCGCCGGCCATGAAGAGGACCAGGCCGGCAGCAAGACGCGCTATGCCGCGCCGGCGCTGGACAAGGGACTGGACATCCTGGAACTGCTGAGCCGCTCGGAACAGATGCTGACCCTGAACCAGATCTCCAAACAGTTGGGGCGCAGCGTCAATGAAATCTTCCGCATGGTGGTCACGCTGGAACAGCGCGGCTACCTGGTGGCCGACAACGATCACTACCGGCTCTCGCTGAAACTGTTCGAGCTGGCCCATCATCATCAGCCGATCCGTTCGCTCGTCAGTACCGCCTTGCCCCACATGCGCGAACTGGCCAATCGCTCGATGCAGTCGACCCACCTCACCGTCTATGAAGCCGGCCGCGTCATCGTGGTGGCGCAGGTGGACAGCCCCGAACGCTGGGCGTTTGGTCTCAAGGTCGGCGCGCTGGTGAGTCTCACCGATACGGCCTCGGGGCATGTGCTGCTGGCCTTCCGCGACGAAGCCGAACGCGCCAGCATGCTGGCAGCCCACGTGCGCATGGATGGCGAACAGGAAATCGGGACGACGCAACTGATGCGCCAGATCGAGAACACGCGCAAACGCGGTCACTCGCGCATGGAAAGCCGGCAGATCCGGGGCGTGATCAACCTGTCCTATCCGGTCATGGGCGCCAACAACCGCATGCTGGCGGCCTTGAACGTGCCCTACATCGAACGCATCGACAAGAAGGTCAACCCCAGCCTGGACGAGGTGCAAGGCATCGTCCAGGAAATCTCGGCGCGGCTGTCGCGGCTGATGGGGGATTCGAGTTTCGGGTCCTGA
- a CDS encoding L-fuconate dehydratase — translation MTKITALRVLDVRFPTSQSLDGSDAMNPDPDYSAAYVILDTDNEQLKGHGLTFTIGRGNEICCAAIRAMEHLVVGLELDWIAADMGRFWRHVTSDSQLRWIGPDKGAIHLATGAVVNAAWDLWAKAVGKPVWKLVADMSPEELVRTIDFRYITDCITPDEALALLREKAAGKAERLRILEQEGYPCYTTSAGWLGYDDAKLRRLCQEAIDQGFNYVKLKVGRDLEDDKRRVRIAREVLGPQRNLMIDANQVWEVDQAIDWVNQLAFAKPWFIEEPTSPDDVEGHRKIRAGIGAVKVATGEMCQNRVLFKQFIMRDAIDVVQIDSCRLGGVNEILAVMLMAAKYGKVVCPHAGGVGLCEYVQHLSMIDYLCISGSKEGRVTEYVDHLHEHFVDPCVIRNAAYMPPALPGFSIEMKPASLEQYRFRG, via the coding sequence ATGACCAAGATTACCGCCCTGCGCGTGCTGGACGTGCGCTTCCCCACTTCGCAATCGCTGGATGGGTCCGATGCGATGAATCCGGATCCGGATTACTCCGCCGCCTACGTCATCCTCGATACCGACAATGAACAACTCAAGGGCCACGGCCTGACCTTCACCATCGGCCGCGGCAACGAGATCTGCTGCGCCGCCATCCGTGCGATGGAGCATCTGGTGGTGGGGCTGGAGCTGGACTGGATCGCCGCCGACATGGGGCGTTTCTGGCGCCATGTCACTTCCGACAGCCAGTTGCGCTGGATCGGTCCGGACAAGGGCGCCATCCACCTGGCCACCGGTGCCGTGGTCAATGCCGCGTGGGATTTGTGGGCCAAGGCCGTCGGTAAGCCGGTCTGGAAACTGGTGGCCGACATGTCGCCCGAGGAACTGGTACGCACCATCGATTTCCGCTACATCACCGATTGCATCACCCCGGACGAAGCACTGGCGCTGCTGCGCGAGAAGGCGGCCGGCAAGGCCGAGCGCCTGCGCATCCTGGAGCAGGAAGGCTATCCCTGCTACACCACCTCGGCCGGCTGGCTGGGCTATGACGATGCCAAGCTGCGGCGCCTGTGCCAGGAAGCCATCGACCAGGGCTTCAACTACGTCAAGCTCAAGGTCGGGCGCGACCTGGAAGACGACAAGCGCCGCGTGCGCATCGCCCGCGAGGTGCTGGGACCGCAGCGCAATCTGATGATCGATGCCAACCAGGTGTGGGAAGTGGACCAGGCCATCGATTGGGTCAACCAGCTGGCCTTCGCCAAGCCCTGGTTCATCGAGGAGCCGACCAGCCCGGACGACGTGGAAGGCCATCGCAAGATCCGCGCCGGTATCGGCGCAGTCAAGGTCGCCACCGGCGAGATGTGCCAGAACCGGGTGCTGTTCAAGCAGTTCATCATGCGCGATGCCATCGACGTGGTGCAGATCGATTCCTGCCGCCTGGGCGGCGTCAATGAAATCCTGGCGGTCATGCTCATGGCCGCCAAGTACGGCAAGGTGGTGTGCCCGCATGCCGGCGGCGTGGGCCTGTGCGAATATGTGCAGCACCTGTCGATGATCGATTACCTGTGCATTTCCGGCAGCAAGGAAGGGCGCGTGACCGAATACGTGGATCACCTGCATGAGCACTTCGTCGATCCCTGCGTGATCCGCAACGCGGCCTACATGCCGCCCGCTTTGCCGGGGTTTTCTATCGAAATGAAGCCGGCTTCGCTGGAGCAGTACAGATTCCGGGGCTGA
- a CDS encoding SDR family oxidoreductase, which yields MDLNLQEKVVIVTGGASGIGGAISLQLAAEGAIPVVFARSEPEPQFWTRLTGLQPRAAFFQLELQDEARCGEAVAETVRRFGRLDGLVNNAGVNDSVGLEAGRDAFVASLERNLIHYYVMAHYCVPHLKATRGAILNVSSKTALTGQGNTSGYCASKGAQLSLTREWAASLRDDGVRVNALIPAEVMTPLYEKWIATFENPQEKLDAITSKIPLGKRFTTSGEMADMAVFLLSGRSSHTTGQWVFVDGGYTHLDRALT from the coding sequence GTGGATTTGAATCTGCAAGAGAAGGTGGTCATCGTGACCGGTGGCGCCTCCGGCATCGGCGGCGCGATCAGCCTGCAACTGGCCGCCGAGGGCGCCATTCCGGTGGTGTTTGCGCGTAGCGAACCGGAGCCGCAGTTCTGGACGCGGCTGACCGGATTGCAGCCGCGCGCGGCCTTTTTCCAATTGGAGCTGCAGGATGAGGCGCGCTGCGGCGAAGCGGTGGCCGAGACGGTGCGCCGCTTCGGCCGCCTGGACGGGCTGGTCAACAACGCCGGCGTCAACGACAGCGTGGGCCTGGAGGCCGGACGCGATGCATTCGTCGCCTCGCTGGAACGCAATCTCATTCATTACTACGTGATGGCGCATTACTGCGTGCCGCACCTGAAGGCCACGCGCGGCGCCATCCTCAATGTCTCCTCCAAGACCGCGCTGACCGGGCAGGGCAATACCAGCGGCTATTGCGCCTCCAAGGGCGCGCAACTGTCGCTCACGCGCGAATGGGCGGCTTCCCTGCGCGATGACGGCGTGCGCGTCAATGCCCTGATTCCGGCCGAAGTGATGACCCCGCTCTACGAGAAATGGATCGCCACCTTCGAGAATCCGCAAGAGAAACTGGACGCCATCACCAGCAAGATCCCGCTGGGCAAGCGTTTTACGACCTCCGGGGAAATGGCCGACATGGCGGTGTTCCTGCTCTCGGGTCGGTCCTCGCATACCACCGGGCAATGGGTTTTCGTCGATGGGGGCTATACCCATCTCGACCGCGCCCTGACCTGA
- a CDS encoding L-rhamnose mutarotase codes for MRTVLALDLKDDAALIADYEQHHQRIWPEIAAHLRQQGVTGMEIYRLGTRMVMVMETDDTRFDAAAMAAASQSDPKVRAWEELMWRFQAPTPWTPAGQKWVPMTRIFDLAAQQD; via the coding sequence ATGCGTACCGTACTGGCCCTCGACCTCAAGGACGATGCCGCGCTCATCGCCGACTATGAGCAGCACCACCAGCGCATCTGGCCCGAGATCGCCGCGCACCTGCGTCAGCAGGGCGTGACCGGGATGGAAATCTATCGCCTGGGCACGCGCATGGTGATGGTCATGGAAACCGATGACACCCGCTTTGACGCCGCTGCCATGGCCGCGGCCAGCCAGAGTGATCCGAAGGTGCGGGCATGGGAAGAACTGATGTGGCGTTTCCAGGCCCCCACACCCTGGACCCCGGCGGGGCAGAAGTGGGTGCCGATGACGCGCATCTTCGATCTCGCCGCGCAACAGGACTAA
- a CDS encoding sugar ABC transporter ATP-binding protein → MQQQHETQVRAADTAAASSAAVPLIQLRNVSKRFPGVLALDNCQFELVAGEVHALMGENGAGKSTLMKILSGVYQRDSGDILLDGKPVEIAEPRQAQALGIGIIHQELNLMNHLSAAQNIFIGREPRKGFGLIIDEDQLNRQAAAIFARMRLDMDPRTPVGELTVARQQMVEIAKALSFDSRVLIMDEPTAALNNAEIAELFRIIRDLQAQGVGIVYISHKMDELRQIADRVSVMRDGKYIATLPMQGTSMDTIISMMVGRALDGEQRVPPDTSGNEVVLEVRGLNRGRAIRDVSFTLRRGEILGFAGLMGAGRTEVARAIFGADPLDSGEIFIHGGKAVIGQPADAVAHGIGYLSEDRKHFGLAVGMDVQANIALSSMGRFTRVGFMDQRAMREVAQGYVRQLAIKTPSVEQQVRLLSGGNQQKIVIAKWLLRDCDILFFDEPTRGIDIGAKSEIYKLLDTLAGQGKAIVMISSELPEVLRMSHRILVMCEGRVTGELSRAEATQENIMQLATQRESAVAQ, encoded by the coding sequence ATGCAACAACAACACGAGACACAAGTTCGCGCCGCAGACACGGCCGCGGCATCCTCAGCGGCCGTGCCGTTGATTCAGCTGCGCAACGTCAGCAAGCGCTTTCCCGGCGTGCTGGCGCTGGACAATTGCCAGTTCGAACTGGTGGCCGGCGAGGTCCACGCCCTCATGGGCGAGAACGGCGCCGGCAAATCCACGCTGATGAAAATCCTCTCCGGCGTCTACCAGCGCGACAGCGGCGACATCCTGCTCGACGGCAAGCCGGTCGAGATCGCCGAGCCGCGCCAGGCGCAGGCGCTGGGCATCGGCATCATCCATCAGGAACTGAACCTGATGAACCATCTTTCGGCGGCCCAGAACATCTTCATCGGCCGCGAGCCGCGCAAGGGCTTCGGCCTCATCATCGACGAAGACCAGTTGAACCGCCAGGCCGCTGCCATCTTCGCCCGCATGCGGCTGGACATGGACCCGCGCACCCCGGTGGGCGAGCTGACCGTGGCACGCCAGCAGATGGTGGAAATCGCCAAGGCCCTGTCCTTCGATTCGCGCGTGCTCATCATGGATGAGCCGACTGCCGCCCTGAACAATGCCGAGATCGCCGAGCTGTTCCGCATCATCCGTGACCTGCAGGCCCAGGGCGTGGGCATCGTCTACATCTCGCACAAGATGGATGAGCTGCGCCAGATCGCCGATCGCGTCAGCGTCATGCGCGATGGCAAGTACATCGCCACGCTGCCCATGCAGGGCACCTCCATGGATACCATCATTTCCATGATGGTGGGCCGCGCCCTCGATGGCGAGCAGCGCGTGCCGCCCGATACCTCCGGCAACGAGGTGGTGCTGGAAGTGCGCGGCCTGAACCGTGGCCGCGCCATCCGTGACGTCAGCTTCACATTGCGCCGGGGCGAGATTCTCGGTTTCGCCGGCCTCATGGGCGCGGGCCGTACCGAAGTGGCGCGCGCCATCTTCGGTGCCGATCCGCTGGACTCGGGCGAGATCTTCATCCACGGCGGCAAGGCCGTGATCGGCCAGCCGGCCGATGCGGTGGCGCATGGCATCGGCTATCTGTCTGAAGACCGCAAGCATTTCGGGCTGGCCGTGGGCATGGACGTGCAGGCCAACATCGCGCTCTCCAGCATGGGCCGCTTCACCAGGGTGGGCTTCATGGACCAGCGCGCCATGCGTGAAGTGGCGCAGGGCTATGTGCGCCAGCTGGCCATCAAGACCCCTTCGGTGGAGCAGCAGGTGCGCCTGCTCTCGGGCGGCAACCAGCAAAAGATCGTGATCGCCAAATGGCTGCTGCGCGACTGCGACATCCTCTTCTTCGACGAGCCCACGCGCGGCATCGACATCGGTGCCAAGAGCGAGATCTACAAGCTCCTCGATACCCTGGCCGGGCAGGGCAAGGCCATCGTGATGATTTCCTCCGAGCTGCCCGAAGTGCTGCGCATGAGCCACCGCATCCTGGTGATGTGCGAGGGCCGCGTGACAGGCGAACTCTCGCGCGCCGAAGCCACCCAGGAAAACATCATGCAGCTGGCCACGCAGCGCGAATCGGCCGTGGCGCAATAA
- a CDS encoding ABC transporter permease: MANNASPTGLRARLFNPAARQKLLAFASLLLMILFFSFASPNFMEVDNLVSILQSTAVNGVLAIACTYVIITSGIDLSVGTMMTFCAVMAGVVLTNWGMPLPLGIAAAIFFGALSGWISGMVIAKLKVPPFIATLGMMMLLKGLSLVISGTRPIYFNDTEGFSSIAQDSLIGDLIPSLPIPNAVLILFIVAICASVILNKTVFGRYTFALGSNEEALRLSGVKVDFWKVAVYTFSGAICGIAGLIIASRLNSAQPALGQGYELDAIAAVVIGGTSLSGGTGTILGTIIGAFIMSVLVNGLRIMSVAQEWQTVVTGVIIILAVYLDILRRRRRA, from the coding sequence ATGGCCAACAACGCTTCCCCCACGGGCCTGCGCGCCCGCCTGTTCAATCCGGCGGCGCGCCAGAAGCTGCTGGCCTTCGCCAGTCTGTTGCTGATGATCCTGTTCTTCAGCTTCGCCTCGCCCAACTTCATGGAGGTGGACAACCTGGTCAGCATCCTGCAGTCCACCGCCGTCAACGGCGTGCTGGCCATTGCGTGTACCTACGTCATCATCACTTCCGGCATCGACCTGTCGGTGGGCACCATGATGACCTTCTGCGCCGTCATGGCCGGCGTGGTGCTGACCAACTGGGGCATGCCCTTGCCGCTGGGCATCGCCGCCGCGATTTTCTTCGGTGCGCTCTCGGGCTGGATCTCCGGCATGGTGATCGCCAAGCTGAAGGTGCCGCCCTTCATCGCCACGCTGGGCATGATGATGCTCCTGAAGGGCCTGTCGCTGGTGATCTCCGGCACCCGTCCGATCTACTTCAACGATACCGAGGGCTTCTCGTCCATCGCGCAGGATTCGCTGATCGGCGATCTGATTCCTTCGCTGCCCATTCCCAATGCGGTGCTGATCCTGTTCATCGTGGCCATCTGCGCTTCGGTCATCCTCAACAAGACCGTGTTCGGCCGCTATACCTTTGCCCTTGGCAGCAATGAAGAAGCGCTGCGCCTGTCCGGCGTGAAGGTGGATTTCTGGAAGGTGGCGGTCTACACCTTCTCTGGCGCCATCTGCGGCATCGCCGGCCTCATCATCGCCTCCCGCCTGAACTCGGCGCAGCCGGCGCTGGGCCAGGGCTATGAACTCGATGCGATTGCCGCCGTGGTGATCGGCGGTACCTCGCTCTCGGGCGGGACCGGCACCATCCTGGGCACCATCATCGGCGCGTTCATCATGAGCGTGCTGGTCAACGGCCTGCGCATCATGTCGGTGGCGCAGGAATGGCAGACGGTGGTCACCGGGGTGATCATCATCCTGGCCGTGTATCTCGACATCCTGCGCCGTCGCCGCCGTGCCTGA
- a CDS encoding ABC transporter substrate-binding protein has translation MFKNKLLAAALGLAFAVGTSVAHAQEVYVPLISKGFQHQFWQAVKAGADQAGKDLKVKVTFEGPETEAMVDKQIDMLSAALAKKPQAIGFAALDSKAAIPLLKKAQAAKIPVVAFDSGVDSDIPVTTATTDNRAAAALAADKMAELIGKEGEVAVVAHDQTSRTGVDRRDGFLERIKASYPKIKVVSVQYGAGDQLKSTEVTKSILQAYPKIKGIFGTNEGSAIGVVNGVKEMKRKIIIIGYDSGKQQKDAIREGVMSGAITQNPVGIGYKTVEAAVKAIKGEKLPKVIDTGFYWYDKSNIDDPKIAAVLYD, from the coding sequence GTGTTCAAGAACAAGTTACTGGCCGCTGCCCTGGGTCTGGCCTTCGCCGTCGGCACTTCGGTCGCGCACGCGCAGGAAGTGTATGTGCCGCTCATTTCCAAGGGCTTCCAGCACCAGTTCTGGCAGGCTGTCAAAGCCGGTGCCGACCAGGCCGGCAAGGATCTCAAGGTGAAGGTCACCTTCGAAGGCCCGGAAACCGAAGCCATGGTCGACAAGCAGATCGACATGCTCTCCGCCGCCCTGGCCAAGAAGCCGCAAGCCATCGGCTTTGCCGCCCTGGACAGCAAGGCCGCCATTCCGCTGCTGAAGAAGGCACAGGCCGCCAAGATTCCGGTGGTGGCCTTTGACTCGGGCGTGGACAGCGACATCCCCGTCACCACCGCCACCACCGACAACCGCGCCGCTGCAGCCCTGGCCGCCGACAAGATGGCCGAGCTGATCGGCAAGGAAGGTGAAGTCGCCGTGGTCGCCCACGACCAGACCAGCCGCACCGGTGTGGACCGCCGTGATGGCTTCCTGGAACGCATCAAGGCCAGCTATCCCAAGATCAAGGTGGTCAGCGTGCAATATGGTGCGGGCGACCAGTTGAAGTCCACCGAAGTCACCAAGTCCATCCTGCAGGCCTATCCCAAGATCAAGGGCATCTTCGGCACCAACGAAGGCTCGGCCATCGGTGTGGTCAATGGCGTCAAGGAAATGAAGCGCAAGATCATCATCATCGGCTATGACTCCGGCAAGCAGCAGAAGGATGCCATCCGTGAAGGCGTGATGTCCGGCGCCATCACCCAGAACCCGGTGGGCATCGGCTACAAGACCGTGGAAGCGGCGGTCAAGGCGATCAAGGGCGAGAAGTTGCCGAAGGTCATCGATACCGGCTTCTACTGGTACGACAAGAGCAACATCGACGATCCCAAGATCGCAGCCGTTCTGTACGACTGA
- a CDS encoding amidohydrolase family protein — translation MKPLRIDAHQHFWRYRAEDYPWISTGMELLACDRLPGQLHPVLAAEGLQASIAVQARAGREETGFLLELARGDRRIAGVVGWEDLSSPHLAANVAQWGRDKLLGFRHQIQDEADVTAFVEAPAFNAGIKWLQQQGLVYDVLIYAKQMPEVQAFCARHDRHWLVLDHLGKPALADFGRNESVFSNWKRQLRALAAMPHVACKLSGLVTEADWLRGLRQKDYDNIALCLDTALEAFGPQRLMFGSDWPVCLLATSYATVAAVVREWAETRLSASEQEQLWGATAARCYDLA, via the coding sequence ATGAAGCCTCTGCGTATCGACGCCCATCAGCATTTCTGGCGCTATCGCGCTGAAGACTACCCGTGGATCAGCACCGGCATGGAACTGCTGGCCTGTGATCGCCTGCCGGGTCAGCTGCATCCGGTGCTGGCCGCCGAAGGGCTGCAGGCTTCCATTGCCGTGCAGGCCCGCGCCGGACGTGAAGAGACCGGTTTCCTGCTGGAGCTGGCGCGCGGTGACCGCCGCATCGCCGGCGTGGTGGGCTGGGAAGACCTGTCCTCGCCGCACCTGGCGGCCAATGTGGCGCAGTGGGGGCGTGACAAGCTGCTGGGCTTTCGTCATCAGATCCAGGATGAAGCCGATGTCACGGCCTTCGTCGAGGCTCCGGCCTTCAATGCCGGTATCAAGTGGCTGCAGCAGCAGGGACTGGTCTATGACGTGCTGATCTACGCGAAGCAGATGCCGGAAGTGCAGGCCTTCTGCGCCCGTCATGACCGCCACTGGCTGGTGCTGGATCACCTGGGCAAGCCAGCCCTGGCCGATTTCGGGCGAAATGAAAGTGTCTTCAGCAACTGGAAGCGCCAGCTGCGTGCACTGGCCGCCATGCCGCATGTGGCCTGCAAGTTGTCGGGGCTGGTGACCGAGGCGGACTGGCTGCGCGGACTGCGACAGAAGGATTACGACAATATTGCCCTGTGCCTGGACACCGCTCTGGAAGCCTTCGGCCCGCAACGCCTGATGTTCGGCTCGGACTGGCCGGTGTGCCTGCTGGCCACTTCCTATGCAACGGTGGCGGCGGTGGTGCGCGAGTGGGCCGAAACGCGCCTGTCCGCATCGGAGCAGGAGCAGCTCTGGGGCGCAACGGCGGCCCGCTGCTACGATCTGGCCTGA
- a CDS encoding TetR/AcrR family transcriptional regulator — protein MSIFGKLSFKDQAFKLRENAILDAATSVLGSKGYDLMTMDDVAGAVGISKPSLYKHFKSKEELIGETMLRLIDGAIDQLAQLDHIDSPRGKLEAMLEWALRVRLEGGLPFLPSTSAHVREMLMRNVKYVMRVLKLNGQLEKLVKEAQKNGELDAALPSDVILYSYYARTCDPAVDYLQKFSKMDTEEIVKYMLHVSFNGFTR, from the coding sequence ATGAGTATTTTCGGCAAACTGAGCTTCAAGGACCAAGCCTTCAAATTACGGGAGAACGCCATCCTGGATGCGGCCACGTCGGTACTGGGCAGCAAGGGCTATGACCTGATGACCATGGACGACGTGGCCGGTGCGGTGGGGATTTCCAAACCCAGCCTGTACAAGCATTTCAAGTCCAAGGAAGAGCTGATCGGCGAGACCATGCTGCGCCTCATCGATGGCGCCATCGACCAGCTGGCGCAGCTCGATCACATCGACAGCCCGCGCGGCAAGCTCGAAGCCATGCTGGAATGGGCGCTGCGGGTGCGACTGGAAGGCGGCCTGCCCTTCCTGCCCTCCACCAGCGCGCACGTGCGCGAGATGCTCATGCGCAACGTCAAATACGTCATGCGCGTGTTGAAGCTCAACGGTCAGCTGGAAAAACTGGTGAAGGAAGCGCAGAAGAATGGCGAGCTAGATGCCGCTCTGCCCAGTGATGTGATCTTGTACAGCTACTACGCACGCACCTGTGACCCGGCGGTGGATTACCTGCAGAAATTCAGCAAGATGGACACGGAAGAGATCGTGAAGTACATGCTGCACGTGTCCTTCAACGGCTTCACGCGCTGA
- a CDS encoding FAD-dependent oxidoreductase, with amino-acid sequence MNPSEAAIGQGAGQRIAVIGAGISGLASAYLLARRHQVVLFESAPTLGGHANTVEIAPEGLPFPVDTGFLVFNDWTYPNLIALFEELKVQTYDTDMSFGVSMDEGAFEWAGTSLDTVFAQRKRLLQPSFLGMLRDILRFNGAAHANLAACEGRPVSLRQLLKQGGYGAMFSDAYLIPMAAAIWSSSPSDILDFPAATFLRFCINHGLLQVNNRPRWRTVRGGSREYVRRIAATLDDVRLGSRLVSVTRNERGVLVRSGGTAPREEQFDAVVFATHAPQTLALLQDATIAEHQVLSAVRYQANTAWLHSDVSLMPRLDKVWSAWNYLGSRHSDGSRAVCVSYWLNRLQDLPCKTDIVLTLNPPQPPNPATVMGRFDYEHPVFDQPAIDAQRRLPEIQGQHRAWFAGAWTGYGFHEDGLKSALRVIKDFGVTPHWATL; translated from the coding sequence ATGAATCCAAGCGAAGCAGCCATCGGGCAGGGCGCAGGTCAGCGCATCGCGGTCATCGGCGCCGGTATTTCCGGCCTGGCCAGCGCTTATCTGCTGGCGCGCAGGCATCAGGTGGTGCTGTTTGAATCCGCGCCAACGCTGGGCGGTCACGCCAATACCGTGGAGATCGCACCGGAGGGCCTGCCCTTCCCGGTCGATACCGGCTTCCTGGTCTTCAACGACTGGACCTATCCCAATCTGATTGCGCTATTCGAAGAGCTGAAGGTGCAGACCTATGACACCGACATGTCCTTCGGCGTCTCCATGGATGAAGGCGCCTTCGAATGGGCCGGCACCAGTCTCGATACCGTCTTCGCCCAGCGCAAGCGCCTGCTGCAGCCCTCGTTCCTGGGCATGCTGCGCGACATCCTGCGCTTCAACGGCGCGGCGCACGCCAACCTGGCCGCGTGCGAAGGGCGTCCGGTCAGCCTGCGCCAGTTGTTGAAGCAAGGCGGTTATGGCGCGATGTTCAGCGATGCCTATCTGATTCCCATGGCAGCGGCCATCTGGTCAAGTTCGCCTTCCGACATCCTCGACTTCCCGGCGGCGACCTTCCTGCGCTTTTGCATCAACCACGGCCTGCTGCAGGTCAACAACCGTCCGCGCTGGCGCACCGTGCGCGGCGGTTCGCGCGAGTACGTGCGCCGCATCGCGGCCACGCTCGACGATGTGCGGCTGGGCAGCCGACTGGTCAGCGTCACCCGTAACGAGCGCGGCGTACTGGTGCGCAGCGGCGGCACCGCACCACGCGAGGAACAGTTCGATGCCGTGGTCTTCGCCACGCACGCACCGCAGACCCTGGCCCTGTTGCAGGACGCCACCATCGCAGAACATCAGGTGCTTTCGGCCGTGCGCTACCAGGCCAATACCGCCTGGCTGCACAGCGACGTATCGCTCATGCCGCGTCTGGATAAAGTATGGTCGGCATGGAATTACCTCGGCTCGCGCCACAGCGACGGCAGCCGCGCCGTGTGCGTGAGCTACTGGCTCAATCGTCTGCAGGACCTGCCCTGCAAGACCGACATCGTGCTGACACTGAATCCGCCGCAGCCGCCCAATCCGGCCACCGTGATGGGCCGTTTCGATTACGAACATCCGGTCTTCGACCAGCCGGCCATCGATGCCCAGCGCCGCCTGCCCGAGATCCAGGGTCAGCATCGCGCCTGGTTCGCCGGCGCCTGGACCGGCTACGGTTTCCATGAAGACGGCCTGAAATCGGCCCTGCGCGTGATCAAGGACTTCGGCGTGACGCCGCATTGGGCCACCTTATGA
- a CDS encoding DUF1365 domain-containing protein: MNTSLPSRTDAPALLLRGQVMHQRLRPVLHKFVYPVFCVRLDLARLDQARNAWFGVDRRRLMCVRTRDYGPRDGSDLAHWVRGHLQQAGLPHDGAIWLQTFPRLFGFVFNPVSFFLCHDREGHLRAVLAEVNNTFGETQHYLLCAPAQAVIDEHTRLVCNKLMHVSPFCEVRGFYRFRFRDHARRGDTDAATDTAFVGIDYYDHGHPAEVTQGLQPLMRTSIGGHLYPLTAASALAALCAQPLLTLGVVARIHWQALLLWRKRVPWFSKPERSAAAGTTSGKETLS; the protein is encoded by the coding sequence ATGAACACCTCGCTACCATCGCGCACCGATGCCCCCGCGCTGCTCTTGCGCGGACAGGTGATGCACCAGCGCCTGCGTCCGGTGCTGCACAAGTTCGTCTATCCGGTGTTCTGCGTGCGGCTGGATCTGGCGCGACTGGACCAGGCCCGCAATGCCTGGTTCGGCGTGGACCGTCGCCGCCTGATGTGCGTGCGCACGCGCGACTATGGCCCGCGTGACGGCAGCGATCTGGCGCACTGGGTGCGCGGGCATCTGCAACAGGCCGGGTTGCCGCACGATGGCGCGATCTGGCTGCAGACCTTTCCGCGCCTGTTCGGCTTCGTTTTCAATCCGGTGAGTTTCTTCCTCTGCCACGACCGTGAAGGCCATCTGCGTGCCGTGCTGGCCGAGGTCAACAACACCTTTGGCGAGACCCAGCACTACCTGCTCTGCGCCCCCGCACAGGCCGTCATTGATGAGCACACGCGGCTGGTCTGCAACAAGCTGATGCACGTTTCGCCCTTCTGCGAAGTGCGCGGTTTCTATCGCTTCCGTTTCCGCGACCATGCCCGGCGCGGCGATACCGATGCAGCCACTGACACCGCCTTCGTCGGCATCGACTACTACGACCACGGCCACCCGGCCGAGGTGACGCAGGGCTTGCAGCCGCTCATGCGCACCTCCATCGGTGGCCATCTGTATCCGCTGACGGCGGCCTCGGCCTTGGCCGCGCTATGTGCGCAGCCGCTGCTCACGCTGGGTGTGGTCGCCCGTATCCACTGGCAAGCCTTGCTGTTGTGGCGCAAGCGTGTGCCCTGGTTCAGCAAGCCCGAGCGCAGCGCCGCCGCAGGAACTACTTCTGGAAAGGAAACCCTATCGTGA